Sequence from the Massilia sp. KIM genome:
TGGATCATGCCGTTGTAGCGGGTGACGGTCACCGGCACGCCGGCCTGGTCGAGCTTGCGGCCGTAGGCTTCGCCTTCGTCACGCAGCACGTCGTTCTCGGCGGTCTGGATCAGGGCCGGCGGCAGGCCTTTCAGCTGGTCGAGGCTGGCGCGCAGGGGCGAGGCGTAGATCTCGTTACGCTTGGCCGGATCCTTGGTGTAGCTGTCCCAGAACCACTTCATCATGTTCTTGGTCAGGAAGTGGCCTTCGGCGAACTGGTTGTACGAACCGGTCTCGAAGTTGGCGTCGGTCACCGGCCACATCAGGACTTGGTAGCGCAGTTTCGGGCCGCCCTTGTCTTTCGCCATCAGGGTCAGCACGGTGGCCATGTTGCCGCCGACGCTGTTGCCGGCCACGGCCAGGCGATTGCCGTCGATGTTCAGTTCCTTGCCGTGTTCGGCGACCCACTTGGTGGC
This genomic interval carries:
- a CDS encoding alpha/beta hydrolase, with protein sequence MAAAAIALATGVAGAAEPTVDVRTQQFLKALEGGKPLETLAPADARAVLEGAQKSVKLNLPKADVSDKVITVDGKQIKLKIVRPAGQKGVLPAFMFVHGGGWVLGDYPTHERLVRDLVEHSGAVAVFVDYQRSPEVGYGVAINEIYAATKWVAEHGKELNIDGNRLAVAGNSVGGNMATVLTLMAKDKGGPKLRYQVLMWPVTDANFETGSYNQFAEGHFLTKNMMKWFWDSYTKDPAKRNEIYASPLRASLDQLKGLPPALIQTAENDVLRDEGEAYGRKLDQAGVPVTVTRYNGMI